A genomic stretch from Oryzias latipes chromosome 24, ASM223467v1 includes:
- the ylpm1 gene encoding YLP motif-containing protein 1 isoform X1: MYPSWGNFSVPPPPSFAGPGPRKPVGGNHAGQPAGFGGFEAPSSGSLFSSLQEQHRQQMQQLQMLHQKQLQSVLHHGNNASQFGSGHSGGYPGQSWHSEGSKEDDGTQAFYNQEGAPTSTGPPAPTQGPQQPPADPQPGPPPPQTQTPNPPDSNGAFKGTKAGIQDCSAAEDKSLPLQEQQQLWYKQHLKNLQKLRQEKARQSQKDGDAPPPPPHPASSHTTPPPPPSDPPKSAPPPPPPSDEPPAPPLPVEVRRENVGNPPALTDTPEVPKDPEEAARLQQLQAAAAQWQQVQQQRVGLQYQALMQQHEKLQQVLERYQTLIQQPPNLQSMSADLQLRHYEMQQQQFNSLFQDWNVSFASWYEQFQTYPHKNQLQDYERQWKQWQEQMAATSAHLQERVASLTAVVPFASIQYNSPMVGQFNQYPGQDMQMQQHAVNLGVQPPAAAVGPSPPAQQPPGFGAHPEAPAEPPLQGGVSTGIGVTTSGPSGQPQSFTGIGGPSPRMKRFDQPPQGFDGSSRVDPPQQRFDRPPPFDQPHHRFDGPPRFDQPRQRFDAPPRFDHPRQRFEGPPRFDQPRSRFDGPPRFEPPRQRFDGPPRFVQPRPSLQQHRPLGPSPRFESPPVTQKQEAAQPEFTQVSQESTGTSAKSSTMKNVPQRPVEKNKGYKENYKTNMDDILDDSLLGTDGFFVQDDPIPQTLQDGPEPEKTDDNSLASNDGKPQPGDAKLSLAPEAPGQNLLKPEGALKNEPLQTPRPPEIKPDPKVSGNVHTGTEPPKPIPGRGRGQPLMRGRGKIIGGELRASKPAVEETEETFYDQMHPEEGMDMSEEQEDYNWQSSYEEFGGEETEGPPEDAWGPEEQYFQDEEYFETPMGPHTGRGRPPLLRGRPPLLRGPPVGRGFPPRGRPPLIRGGPPMGRGGPYMQRGGPPMGRGGPHMIRGGPPMGRGGPHMLRGGPPMGRGGPPMGRGGPPMGRGGPPVGRGGPPIGRGEPFDRHWEDIESAEYAEEEGDPYWEEWRPPMRGMRPPFPPSRGRPPRGHPGFMPPIRGRPPHRPMEPDLDPDAAASDPSIYHGRDPYGPSMNPEAGRGRRLLPPHEMGDALGEGLYGEGEQELNWPPPHARGPPMPPHDLIERGGMRRRPMGRGIGRGAWRPGAASEEYEEEYKKGFAVDYAHGEEGYRRHLAQDYPPEQFDDKLFDSQWDSEHHLEREYPPRMPPPEHLRERFRRPEAERAHPYPCDEPGRGELRIREYRDEMAYRQDEPPQAPSQEWDRPSRLPPPPGRDYPFDYPERRLRYEEPRASSPPSAAHAPDLPEGSAESQAGGGANVLALSQRQHEIILKAAQELKQIRELQEANPLSTDPQPAASKALPELPAGLLGLEIPPDVRNVLKGMTTAAAPPASESWESKPAALNYQPSLSAASVIPKTVDYGHGHEPGATVERMSYGERIILRPDPPPSDRGYEKELLGLRDPYSRDPYYDRRSDPYLERREYSRDREMFREKPEYERERFEREGYPPRERDDRSPLRLAYRDRSGSRDPEDHYGRPGYDRLPFERAGLERIGPERYSSPYTVERRAYPEDRGPPAAAPLPPPPRVEKKPEIKNIDDILKPPGRLSRPDRIVIIMRGLPGSGKSHVAKLIRDKEVESGGAPPRVLVLDDYFMTEVERIEKDPDSGKKVKTKVMEYEYEPEMEDTYRSSMLKTFKKTLDDGFFPFIILDTINDKVKHFDQFWSAAKTKGFEVYVAEITADTQTCAKRNLHGRTHKDITKMSGNWEPSPRHMVRLDVRSLLQDAAIEEVEMEDFNPDEESMEPKREEEEESDLGYIPKSKWEMDTSEAKLDKLDGLVSGGKRKREGDHVSGLVDFLQLPDDYATRMSEPGKKRVRWADLEEQKDADRKRAIGFVVGQTDWEKITDESGQLAQRALNRTKYF; this comes from the exons ATGTATCCCTCTTGGGGAAACTTTAGTGTGCCTCCGCCTCCAAGCTTTGCAGGCCCGGGACCTCGGAAGCCTGTGGGCGGCAACCATGCCGGCCAGCCTGCGGGGTTCGGCGGCTTCGAGGCCCCGTCCAGCGGCTCGCTCTTCTCCAGCCTGCAGGAGCAGCACCGCcagcagatgcagcagctcCAGATGCTGCACCAGAAGCAGCTCCAGTCCGTTTTACACCACGGGAATAACGCGTCCCAGTTCGGTTCCGGACACTCGGGGGGGTATCCCGGACAGTCGTGGCACTCGGAGGGATCTAAAGAAGACGATGGCACCCAGGCTTTCTACAATCAGGAGGGGGCTCCGACGTCCACGGGTCCTCCAGCCCCCACGCAGGGGCCCCAGCAGCCCCCAGCCGACCCCCAACCTGGTCCCCCGCCTCCACAGACCCAGACGCCCAACCCACCGGACAGCAACGGCGCTTTCAAAGGCACAAAGGCCGGGATTCAGGACTGCTCCGCGGCGGAAGACAAGTCGTTGCCTCTGCAG GAACAGCAGCAACTTTGGTACAAACAGCATCTGAAGAATCTGCAGAAACTGAGGCAGGAGAAAGCGCGGCAGAGCCAGAAAGACGGCGatgcgcctcctcctcctccacatccagcttCAAGCCACACcactcctcctccccctccctctgaTCCGCCCAAAAGCGCCCCCCCTCCGCCCCCGCCCTCAGACGAGCCCCCAGCCCCTCCGCTCCCAGTGGAGGTTCGG AGGGAAAATGTAGGAAACCCGCCTGCTTTGACGGACACA CCGGAAGTCCCTAAAGACCCAGAGGAAGCTGCGCGTCTGCAGCAGTTGCAGGCTGCGGCTGCGCAGTGGCAGCaggtgcagcagcagagagtaGGTCTGCAATACCAGGCTCTGATGCAGCAGCACGAGAAGCTTCAGCAGGTCCTTGAAAGGTACCAAACACTGATTCAGCAACCTCCAAACCTACAG tCCATGTCTGCCGACTTGCAGCTAAGACACTAtgaaatgcagcagcagcagttcaacTCCCTGTTCCAAGACTGGAACGTCTCCTTTGCCTCGTGGTACGAGCAGTTCCAGACGTATCCCCACAAAAACCAGCTTCAGGATTATGAGCGGCAGTGGAAACAGTGGCAGGAGCAGATGGCCGCCACCAGTGCTCACCTGCAGGAAAGAGTCGCCTCTCTGACTGCTGTGGTGCCGTTTGCGTCCATCCAGTACAACAGTCCAATGGTGGGACAGTTCAACCAGTACCCTGGACAAGACATGCAAATGCAGCAGCATGCAGTCAACCTTGGTGTCCAGCCGCCTGCAGCTGCTGTTGGTCCCAGTCCTCCAGCCCAACAGCCTCCTGGCTTTGGGGCTCACCCAGAAGCACCGGCGGAGCCTCCACTGCAAGGAGGTGTCTCTACTGGTATTGGAGTCACAACTTCGGGTCCATCTGGGCAGCCGCAAAGCTTCACTGGCATTGGAGGGCCAAG TCCCAGAATGAAAAGATTTGACCAACCACCACAAGGATTTGATGGTTCCTCAAGGGTTGATCCTCCCCAACAACGCTTTGACCGTCCGCCGCCGTTCGACCAGCCACATCATCGCTTTGATGGGCCTCCAAGATTTGACCAACCCCGGCAGCGCTTTGATGCCCCGCCTCGATTTGATCACCCTCGGCAGCGCTTCGAGGGTCCGCCGAGGTTTGACCAACCAAGGTCACGCTTTGACGGGCCTCCGAGGTTTGAGCCACCTCGACAGCGTTTTGACGGTCCTCCCAGGTTTGTCCAGCCAAGGCCGTCTTTGCAACAACACAGGCCCCTTGGTCCCTCGCCCCGTTTTGAATCTCCACCTGTGACTCAAAAACAGGAAGCTGCTCAGCCCGAGTTCACACAGGTGTCTCAGGAGTCCACTGGAACTTCTGCCAAAAGTTCTACAATGAAGAATGTTCCACAGAGGcctgttgaaaaaaataaaggttataAGGAAAACTATAAAACAAACATGGACGACATTTTAGATGACAGTTTGCTTGGAACAGATGGATTTTTTGTGCAAGATGACCCCATTCCCCAAACATTACAAGATGGTCCAGAGCCTGAGAAAACGGATGACAATAGTCTTGCTAGTAATGATGGAAAACCTCAACCTGGTGATGCTAAATTATCTCTAGCGCCAGAAGCTCCTGGACAAAATTTGCTCAAACCAGAAGGAGCTTTGAAAAACGAGCCTTTACAGACTCCAAGGCCTCCTGAAATCAAACCAGACCCAAAGGTTTCTGGTAATGTTCATACAGGAACTGAGCCTCCGAAGCCCATTCCCGGTCGGGGACGGGGTCAGCCACTGATGCGTGGACGTGGAAAAATAATTGGCGGAGAATTGAGGGCGTCCAAACCCGCGGTAGAGGAGACGGAAGAAACGTTTTATGACCAAATGCATCCTGAAGAAGGGATGGACATGTCGGAAGAGCAAGAAGACTATAACTGGCAGTCATCTTACGAAGAGTTTGGTGGCGAGGAGACGGAGGGCCCCCCTGAAGACGCATGGGGACCAGAGGAACAGTACTTCCAAGATGAAGAGTATTTTGAAACACCAATGGGACCCCACACGGGCAGAGGGCGACCGCCATTATTAAGAGGAAGGCCCCCTTTGCTTAGAGGCCCTCCTGTGGGGAGAGGATTTCCCCCAAGGGGCAGACCACCTCTCATAAGAGGAGGTCCACCCATGGGCAGAGGGGGGCCATATATGCAAAGAGGAGGGCCCCCAATGGGTAGAGGGGGGCCACATATGATAAGAGGAGGTCCACCAATGGGCCGAGGGGGGCCACATATGCTAAGAGGAGGACCACCAATGGGCAGAGGTGGACCGCCCATGGGGAGAGGAGGCCCCCCTATGGGTAGAGGAGGCCCCCCCGTGGGCAGGGGAGGCCCACCAATTGGTAGAGGAGAACCATTTGACCGACACTGGGAGGACATTGAGTCAGCAGAGTatgcagaggaggagggggaccCTTACTGGGAAGAATGGAGACCTCCAATGAGAGGTATGAGACCCCCATTCCCTCCAAGTCGGGGTCGACCCCCACGTGGTCACCCTGGTTTTATGCCTCCAATTAGAGGACGTCCGCCTCACAGACCAATGGAACCGGACCTGGACCCTGATGCCGCTGCCTCAGATCCATCCATATACCATGGGCGTGACCCCTACGGGCCCTCCATGAATCCAGAGGCGGGGCGAGGCAGGCGGCTCCTACCCCCACATGAAATGGGTGATGCGCTGGGGGAGGGTTTGTATGGAGAAGGAGAGCAGGAGCTAAATTGGCCTCCACCTCATGCTAGAGGCCCCCCAATGCCTCCGCATGATCTGATCGAGAGGGGAGGAATGAGGAGGAGGCCTATGGGGCGAGGAATTGGCCGGGGGGCGTGGCGGCCAGGGGCGGCGAGCGAGGAATACGAGGAGGAGTATAAAAAGGGTTTTGCGGTGGATTACGCACATGGGGAAGAGGGCTATCGACGGCACCTAGCTCAAGACTATCCTCCGGAACAGTTTGACGACAAGCTTTTTGATTCCCAGTGGGACTCCGAACATCATCTTGAGAGGGAATACCCTCCTCGCATGCCCCCCCCAGAACACCTGAGGGAGCGATTCCGGCGCCCCGAAGCAGAGAGAGCTCACCCATACCCATGCGATGAGCCAGGAAGAGGCGAACTGCGAATCCGTGAGTACAGAGATGAGATGGCGTACCGGCAGGATGAACCGCCGCAAGCCCCCTCCCAAGAGTGGGACAGGCCCTCCAGGCTCCCCCCTCCCCCGGGCAGAGATTACCCCTTCGACTATCCAGAACGCAGACTGCGCTATGAAGAACCAAGAGCGTCTTCTCCTCCGTCTGCTGCACATGCTCCAGACCTGCCGGAGGGCTCGGCGGAGTCTCAAGCGGGAGGTGGGGCGAACGTGCTCGCCCTGTCCCAACGCCAACACGAGATTATCCTGAAAGCAGCTCAAGAGCTTAAACAAATCAG GGAACTGCAGGAGGCAAACCCCCTCAGCACGGACCCTCAGCCTGCAGCCAGCAAAGCCCTGCCAGAACTGCCTGCAGGTCTTCTTGGCCTGGAGATCCCACCGGATGTCAGGAACGTTCTGAAG GGAATGACCACGGCGGCTGCACCGCCTGCCTCCGAGTCTTGGGAAAGCAAACCTGCCGCTCTTAATTACCAACCTTCTCTTTCTGCTGCATCCGTGATTCCCAAGACTGTCGATTATGGACACGGACACG AGCCGGGCGCCACCGTGGAGCGCATGTCCTACGGGGAGAGAATCATTCTGAGGCCGGATCCGCCGCCGTCGGACCGAGGATATGAAAAGG AATTACTGGGACTCAGAGACCCGTACAGCAGAGATCCTTACTATGACCGACGGTCAGACCCGTATTTGGAGCGCCGGGAGTACAGCAGAGACAGGGAGATGTTCAGAGAAAAACCCGAATATGAAAGAGAGAGATTTGAGAGGGAAGGTTATCCTCCACGAGAGAGAGACGACAG GTCTCCTCTGCGCTTAGCATACAGGGATCGGAGTGGCAGTCGGGATCCCGAAGACCATTACGGAAGACCAGGCTATGACCGACTGCCGTTTGAGCGTGCCGGACTGGAGCGGATCGGTCCCGAACGCTACAGCTCACCTTACA CAGTGGAGAGAAGAGCCTATCCAGAAGACAGAGGACCTCCCGCTGCGGCCCCCCTACCGCCGCCGCCAAGAGTCGAGAAGAAGCCAGAGATCAAGAACATCGACGATATCCTCAAACCGCCGGGCAGATTGTCGCGTCCTGACAGG ATTGTCATCATCATGAGGGGCCTGCCAGGAAGTGGAAAAAGTCACGTGGCGAAGCTCATTCGG GACAAAGAAGTTGAAAGTGGCGGCGCCCCCCCGAGGGTTCTTGTTTTAGACGACTACTTCATGACAGAAGTTGAGAGAATCGAGAAGGACCCGGACAGTGGGAAGAAGGTCAAAACCAAG GTGATGGAGTACGAGTACGAGCCAGAGATGGAGGACACCTACAGGAGCAGCATGCTGAAGACGTTTAAGAAAACTCTGGACGACGGCTTCTTCCCCTTCATCATTTTAGACACCATCAACGACAAAGTCAAACACTTTGACCAGTTCTGGAGTGCAGCCAAGACTAAAGGCTTTGAG GTTTACGTGGCTGAAATCACGGCCGACACGCAGACCTGTGCTAAGAGAAACCTCCATGGACGCACACACAAGGACATAACAAAG ATGTCGGGTAACTGGGAGCCGTCACCACGCCACATGGTGCGCCTGGACGTCCGCTCCCTGCTCCAGGATGCCGCCATCGAGGAG GTGGAAATGGAAGACTTCAATCCTGACGAAGAGTCTATGGAACCCaagagggaggaggaagaggagagtgACCTG GGCTACATTCCAAAAAGCAAATGGGAGATGGACACGTCTGAAGCCAAACTCG ACAAGTTGGACGGGCTGGTTAGCGGTGGGAAGAGGAAGCGTGAAGGTGACCACGTGTCCGGCCTGGTGGACTTCCTTCAGCTGCCAGACGATTACGCCACGCGCATGTCAGAACCTGGAAAGAAGAGG GTTCGGTGGGCTGATCTGGAGGAGCAGAAGGATGCGGATCGGAAGCGCGCCATCGGGTTTGTGGTGGGTCAAACGGACTGGGAAAAGATAACGGACGAGAGCGGACAGCTAGCACAGCGAGCTCTAAACCGCACCAAGTATTTCTGA